The DNA sequence ATAAAAAATAGGAACGTACAAATAAATGAAGAAATTTTTTCAGGAGTTTAAAGAATTTGCATTAAAGGGAAATGTTCTGGATATGGCGATCGGTGTTATCATCGGTGGTGCATTTTCAGGACTGGTAACGTCGCTGACAGACTGTTTTATCAATCCGATCATTGGATGCATCGGTGGTGCTGAAGTACAGGGTAAGATTCATCTGCTGGGAGATCAGTATATTGATTATGGTTCTTTCATTACAGCAGTGATCAACTTCATCATCATGGCGTTTATCATTTTCCTTCTGATGAAGGGAATAAAAAAGCTGTTATCTCTCGGTAAGAAAGAGGAAGCTGCGGCACCTTTAACAAGAAAATGTCCATATTGTTATGGTGACATTGATGTTAAGGCTACAAAGTGTATGTATTGTACATCTAATGTTGAACCGACAGTAAAAGCAGAAGAATAAAAATGATTGATATTCTGCATTATTCGTATTCATGCATCAGAATAAGAATGAATTGAAAATACCCGCCGGAGGATCATAGTAACAGATGATTTCTCCGGCAGGTATTTTTTTATTGCAGGAAAGTTTTTTGTCAGATAAAAACATTTTATTAAGATCATATAGAGTTTCTACGATCTGTTTACATCATATAAAATCCGATTCGTTATAAGATGAATACTTTGATAAAAAGTGTGAATACTATAAAAGAATAAAAATTGCCAATAATTGTACGGATAGAAAGGCAGAATGGAGAATCATATGAACAGATTGGAAATAATTGAAATTAAAGCAAGAGAAATACTTGATTCAAGAGGAAATCCGACAGTTGAAACAGATGTTACACTGGCATGTGGATGTAAAGGCCGGGCAATGGTTCCGTCCGGTGCATCAACTGGACAGTATGAAGCACATGAACTCCGTGATGGAGAGAAACGATATATGGGGCAAGGCGTATATGGGGCATGTAATAATGTAAATAACAGAATTGCAGATAAGTTGATCGGTATGGATGTTTCAAGACAGAACGAGATCGACAGGATCATGATAGAAGCAGATGGAACAGATAATAAGACACGTTATGGTGCAAATGCAATGCTCAGTGTGTCTCTGGCCTGCGCAAAGGCGGCTTCGATGGCACTTGGAATGCCGCTTTATAGGTATTTGGGAGGTGTTAATGCAAAAAGACTTCCTGTTCCGATGATGAATATATTAAATGGAGGAAGACATGCCGATAATACAGTAGATTTTCAGGAGTTTATGATCGCTCCAGTTGGGGCAGAATCCTTTCGGGAAGCGATGGAGATTGCCTGTGAAATCTATCATACATTAAAGATAGAATTAAATATCAGAAATTTAAGTACAGGTGTCGGGGATGAGGGAGGTTTTGCGCCGAATCTGGCAACGACATATGATGTATTAAATCTTCTTGTGGAAGCAATCGCAAAAGCCGGATATAATCCCGGCGTGGATGTGCAGATAGCAATGGATGCAGCTGCATCTGAATTATATGATGTAGCATCTGACCGGTATATCTTCCCGGGAGAGTCGAAAATGACCGGAAAAGAGATCCGAAGAAATTCAGAGGAAATGGTACAATTTTATGAGGATCTTGTTACCAGATATCCGATTTATTCAATTGAGGACGGACTGGATGAAAATGATATGAACGGATGGAAGGTTCTGACATACAGACTTGGAAAACAGATACAGCTTGTAGGAGACGATCTGTTTGTTACAAATAAAAAGCGTTTGTTAAACGGAATTGAAGATGGGATTGCAAATTCAATTCTTGTAAAGGTAAACCAGATAGGAACACTGACAGAAGCAATGGATGCAGTTGAGACAGCTCATAAAGCAGGGTATTCATCTGTGATATCACATCGTTCAGGAGAAACAGAGGATACGTTTATTGCAGATCTTGCAGTAGCCATGAACTGTGGGCAGATAAAAACCGGTGCTCCGGCGAGAAGTGAAAGAACTGCAAAATATAATCAGCTGATCCGGATTGAGGAGGAACTCGGTAAATCAGCTGTATATGGTATAGATTAGATTTACGTTATTATTTATCTTACAGGGGTCTGTACAGTAAAATCATCCGGAAGCTTATTTCCGAATTTATTATAAACTGTATGATTATAAATTCTTGTAGCTGTTATATCATAAGAAAGCATTTTATATCCTACAGAATCTAATTGCCTGATGCCGTCTGCTGTTTTTGTAAAAACAGGAAAGGCGGCATTTTTCTTTATTTTCTTTAAGACAGCCGATCCGTTTCTGCGAAGGGCAAGGATATGTCCGTAAAAGCTCCAGCCTTTATCCTTGAACTGTTCCATATCTGTTTTCTTCACATCAAGCAGCAAATGCAGAATCGCACGGTTGATACGTGTCTGAGTGATCTCTTTTGATTTTGCGGATTCAAGGATGTCATGATAGCAGCTGCATGTATCTGCCTTTCTGAGCTTATTATAAAGCTCAGGTGTCATATCGGCTGTATCCGGCATGGTTGTTTGCTGCAACAGCCGGTACTGTAATAAAGCAGAGAGATCATTTTCAAATACAGGGAATGATCTGCCATATTCAGACAAAAATAAAGAGGCAGATGCATCCGGCAGGATCTTCTTTATGGTATCAATAATATTTGAAGATATCTCAGCTTTATTTGTTTCCTGAATAAGAGATCGAATGGCGGAAGCGGAGCAGATCGTACCATTAATATCGGTGCTGTTATACGCAGCTTGTTCGCGTTTGATAATGTATGGTTTTATCGATGAATTCAATTTCTTTAAGGCGGCAAGATATTCGATCGCAAGAATATTGTTTGGTTCAGCAATAACAGAAACAGCATCCGGTAAAAGGCCGGCAAATGCTTTTGCACGTGCAGCCGGATAACTGTTACCATCTGTGATGTACTGTCGGATCAAATCTGAAAATTCGGTAGGCTCATCTATAAGAAAATTTGCAATTGTATTTAAAAGATCAACATCATCACATTCCGCACCAAAGACTAGATAATCAACAGCATGAAGTTTTTCAAGCAGGGAGACTCCGGCAAATGCGAAATCTCCGGCACTGGCTGTCGCAAAGACCATTGGAAGTTCAAATACAGCATCAATGCCGTTTGAAACAGCCATATCCGCACGCAGATATTTGCTGCAAACAGCAGGAAGACCACGCTGGATATAATCACCGCTCATAACAGAGATAATATGCTCGCATCCAAGCGTGGAACAAATCTGTTCCGCCTGATACAGATGTCCGTTGTGAAAAGGATTGTATTCTGCTATGATTCCGGCTGTTGACATATTATACCTCCGTGTTTTTTTCTTCATTATTTCATATGCTTCGCATATTCAATGCACTCGAAAAAAAACATCCCTTGCAAGCAAGTGGATTTTTCTTCATTATTTCATATGCTTCGCATATTCAATGCATTCGAAAAAAAACATCCCTTGCAAGCAAGTGTTTTTTTTCTTCATTATATTTTATATTTTATTTTCTGTAAAGTATGGTATAATTGAAATGTGCATGGTCGGCGTAGTCTGGCCTTTTTTTCGTGAAGATGTACGATTTTTATCACATGGGTTCATGTATGATGAAACAGAAGATTTCGGGAGCTGTTAAACAGAACGGATAAGAAGAAGTCTTGCAGAAAAAACAGGAGTGAATTCGATTTTCAGGATTGACATTTAAGAGAAAGGCTAGTAGTATAATAACAGGAATCGAACATTTGTTTATGGAGGTAGAAAGATGATAAAAGATGATGATAAGAAGAAGGCATTGGATGCTGCATTAGCACAGATTGAGAAGCAGTATGGTAAAGGATCTGTTATGAAGTTAGGAGATTCTTCAGCCAATATGAATATAGAAGTAATACCAACAGGATCATTAAGCCTTGATATTGCACTTGGACTTGGCGGAGTTCCGAGAGGAAGAATTATAGAAGTATTCGGACCTGAGTCCAGTGGTAAGACAACAGTTGCTTTGCATATCGTTGCCGAGATCCAGAAAAGAGGCGGTATTGCCGGATTTATTGATGCTGAACATGCGCTTGATCCGGTATATGCGAAGAATATAGGTGTTAATATTGACGATTTATATATATCGCAGCCGGAT is a window from the Lachnospiraceae bacterium GAM79 genome containing:
- the mscL gene encoding large conductance mechanosensitive channel protein MscL, which encodes MKKFFQEFKEFALKGNVLDMAIGVIIGGAFSGLVTSLTDCFINPIIGCIGGAEVQGKIHLLGDQYIDYGSFITAVINFIIMAFIIFLLMKGIKKLLSLGKKEEAAAPLTRKCPYCYGDIDVKATKCMYCTSNVEPTVKAEE
- a CDS encoding nucleotidyltransferase family protein, whose product is MSTAGIIAEYNPFHNGHLYQAEQICSTLGCEHIISVMSGDYIQRGLPAVCSKYLRADMAVSNGIDAVFELPMVFATASAGDFAFAGVSLLEKLHAVDYLVFGAECDDVDLLNTIANFLIDEPTEFSDLIRQYITDGNSYPAARAKAFAGLLPDAVSVIAEPNNILAIEYLAALKKLNSSIKPYIIKREQAAYNSTDINGTICSASAIRSLIQETNKAEISSNIIDTIKKILPDASASLFLSEYGRSFPVFENDLSALLQYRLLQQTTMPDTADMTPELYNKLRKADTCSCYHDILESAKSKEITQTRINRAILHLLLDVKKTDMEQFKDKGWSFYGHILALRRNGSAVLKKIKKNAAFPVFTKTADGIRQLDSVGYKMLSYDITATRIYNHTVYNKFGNKLPDDFTVQTPVR
- the eno gene encoding phosphopyruvate hydratase yields the protein MNRLEIIEIKAREILDSRGNPTVETDVTLACGCKGRAMVPSGASTGQYEAHELRDGEKRYMGQGVYGACNNVNNRIADKLIGMDVSRQNEIDRIMIEADGTDNKTRYGANAMLSVSLACAKAASMALGMPLYRYLGGVNAKRLPVPMMNILNGGRHADNTVDFQEFMIAPVGAESFREAMEIACEIYHTLKIELNIRNLSTGVGDEGGFAPNLATTYDVLNLLVEAIAKAGYNPGVDVQIAMDAAASELYDVASDRYIFPGESKMTGKEIRRNSEEMVQFYEDLVTRYPIYSIEDGLDENDMNGWKVLTYRLGKQIQLVGDDLFVTNKKRLLNGIEDGIANSILVKVNQIGTLTEAMDAVETAHKAGYSSVISHRSGETEDTFIADLAVAMNCGQIKTGAPARSERTAKYNQLIRIEEELGKSAVYGID